A DNA window from Fibrobacter succinogenes contains the following coding sequences:
- a CDS encoding polyphosphate polymerase domain-containing protein — protein sequence MAEARGFSLLERFELKYHIPVEWADRIGAFLAPYCEEDYYSKITPGGFYWITNLYLDTPTWTFLGWKKKQLLDRFNMRIRTYGEHPAQDGTFHFEVKRKIRNICYKSRATIKGINPGEVWHMKPEEWPCKSDKDRMYLKDFLYKTELHGAHPRLLTQYKRRAWFGLREEYSRVTIDTGMRFREENGFDYTVDPHYMHSTGLPRFFQPGADAVLELKCPAAQMPYWMFDLIRALNLKHGAFSKFGNAAAEWKRVYENPRRFKSPYWTRLAGNF from the coding sequence ATGGCAGAAGCCCGCGGATTTAGTCTTCTCGAACGCTTCGAACTGAAGTACCATATCCCCGTCGAATGGGCGGACCGGATTGGTGCGTTCTTGGCGCCGTATTGCGAAGAAGACTACTATTCCAAGATTACTCCGGGTGGATTCTACTGGATTACGAACCTCTACCTGGACACACCGACGTGGACGTTCCTCGGCTGGAAAAAGAAACAGCTCCTGGACCGTTTCAACATGCGTATCCGCACGTACGGTGAACACCCCGCTCAGGATGGTACGTTCCATTTCGAAGTCAAGCGTAAGATTCGCAACATCTGCTACAAGAGCCGTGCAACGATCAAGGGTATCAACCCCGGTGAAGTCTGGCACATGAAGCCCGAGGAATGGCCGTGCAAGAGCGATAAAGACCGCATGTATCTCAAGGATTTCTTGTACAAGACTGAACTCCATGGCGCACACCCGCGTCTTTTGACGCAGTATAAGCGTCGTGCATGGTTCGGGCTCCGCGAAGAGTATTCACGTGTGACCATTGACACCGGCATGCGCTTCCGCGAAGAAAACGGCTTTGACTACACTGTGGACCCGCACTACATGCACTCCACGGGGCTCCCGCGATTCTTCCAGCCGGGGGCCGATGCCGTTCTTGAACTCAAGTGCCCGGCGGCCCAGATGCCGTACTGGATGTTCGACCTGATTCGTGCATTGAATTTAAAACACGGTGCATTCTCCAAGTTCGGAAATGCGGCTGCGGAATGGAAACGTGTTTACGAAAATCCGCGACGTTTCAAGAGCCCGTACTGGACTCGACTCGCGGGAAATTTCTAA